A region from the Salifodinibacter halophilus genome encodes:
- a CDS encoding MotA/TolQ/ExbB proton channel family protein, producing the protein MGNTGFDLDNLVSLISIGGPVVAVLILMSVAGLAIVIAKCAQFVSLGLPRRRFIETSLSQWQAGERGAAVAELEAQRHPIATPLVTAMRGTQSKMDTAIVREEAGRVGARELANLRRFFRPLEVIGSLAPLLGLLGTVLGMIDAFKQIAGGGSQVDPTVLSAGIWQALMTTAVGLIVAVPAVALLNWFERITERVHEDMQDVLTRFFTLFQSEQVSLHETVDAPRAVSKASAGTFESEQPTRAARAG; encoded by the coding sequence ATGGGCAATACCGGTTTCGACCTCGACAACCTAGTTTCACTAATCAGTATTGGTGGGCCTGTTGTCGCGGTGCTTATCTTGATGTCGGTCGCTGGACTGGCCATCGTGATCGCCAAATGCGCACAGTTTGTGAGCCTTGGTTTGCCCCGGCGAAGGTTTATTGAAACAAGTCTGTCGCAGTGGCAGGCCGGCGAGCGTGGTGCGGCCGTCGCCGAGCTCGAAGCACAACGCCATCCGATCGCGACGCCATTGGTGACCGCGATGCGCGGCACGCAGTCGAAAATGGATACCGCGATTGTGCGCGAAGAGGCAGGGCGCGTCGGCGCGCGGGAATTGGCGAACCTCCGGCGGTTTTTTCGGCCGTTGGAAGTGATTGGTTCGCTAGCCCCGTTACTGGGGTTGCTCGGTACGGTTCTGGGCATGATCGATGCGTTCAAACAGATCGCTGGCGGTGGCAGCCAAGTCGATCCCACGGTGCTTTCAGCCGGCATTTGGCAGGCGCTGATGACGACTGCGGTCGGCCTCATCGTGGCGGTGCCAGCGGTCGCGCTACTCAATTGGTTCGAGCGGATCACCGAGCGTGTGCACGAAGACATGCAGGATGTGTTGACGCGCTTTTTTACCTTGTTTCAAAGCGAACAAGTCAGTTTGCATGAAACGGTCGATGCACCGCGTGCGGTATCCAAAGCGAGTGCCGGCACGTTCGAGAGCGAGCAGCCGACCCGTGCCGCGCGTGCTGGGTGA
- a CDS encoding biopolymer transporter ExbD, protein MEIAAPRRRRHAISLTPLIDVVFILLVFFMLATSFAHWRTVSVATGHTSSKQADHPPAVVHVAPDGSLRYKDKVYAPDKLASTLKADRRHNEIAAVIVQPAADTPLKLSVQTLDRLADSGVKSLSLAGGASE, encoded by the coding sequence GTGGAAATCGCGGCTCCCCGGCGTCGGCGACACGCGATTAGCCTGACGCCACTGATCGACGTCGTTTTCATCCTGCTGGTTTTTTTCATGCTCGCGACTAGTTTTGCGCACTGGCGTACGGTCTCGGTCGCGACCGGCCATACGTCGTCGAAACAGGCCGACCATCCCCCAGCAGTCGTACATGTCGCGCCTGATGGCAGCCTTCGCTATAAAGATAAAGTGTACGCGCCAGATAAATTGGCGAGCACATTGAAAGCGGATCGGCGTCACAACGAAATTGCGGCGGTTATCGTTCAGCCGGCCGCCGATACACCCTTGAAACTCTCGGTCCAGACGCTCGATCGTTTGGCCGATAGCGGCGTTAAATCACTGTCTTTGGCCGGCGGGGCGAGCGAGTGA
- a CDS encoding biopolymer transporter ExbD, with translation MIIKQPQRSNSSETSVLPLINIVFLLLIFFMVTGTLSQQWPFSIQSPTTQSADKRAKMSDKVLSINAGGDLAFGDHKLSRKQLAHKLDDWPSKKPIKVRADGNLKSQRFDELLTTLRHNGVRNVDLLTRHQQS, from the coding sequence GTGATCATCAAGCAGCCGCAGCGTTCGAACTCGTCCGAGACCAGTGTGTTGCCGCTGATCAATATCGTGTTCCTGCTGCTAATTTTTTTCATGGTCACCGGCACGCTCAGTCAACAATGGCCGTTTTCGATCCAGTCGCCGACGACCCAGTCGGCCGATAAACGGGCCAAAATGTCCGACAAGGTGTTGTCGATCAACGCGGGCGGCGATCTCGCCTTCGGCGACCACAAGCTGAGTCGTAAACAGCTTGCGCATAAACTCGATGATTGGCCGTCTAAGAAGCCGATCAAAGTCCGGGCCGATGGCAATCTGAAATCGCAACGCTTTGATGAATTGTTGACGACATTACGCCACAACGGCGTTCGTAATGTCGATTTACTGACTCGTCATCAACAGTCTTGA
- a CDS encoding energy transducer TonB: MSEAEKSGKRQSDQKQAQSTVSVKALPSSYRDKLRTKLAKNKKYPRQARRKHVEGHAMVHLVIKRNGHIVDWEFRQKTGHDILDRAVKRMIRSSDPFPAFPSEIDGQRLELTVPVVFRLE; the protein is encoded by the coding sequence GTGAGCGAGGCTGAAAAAAGCGGTAAGCGCCAAAGCGACCAAAAGCAAGCGCAATCAACGGTGTCGGTTAAAGCACTGCCGTCGTCCTATCGTGACAAGCTTCGTACCAAGCTGGCGAAAAATAAAAAATATCCACGTCAAGCGCGACGTAAGCACGTGGAAGGCCACGCTATGGTTCATCTTGTTATCAAGCGTAATGGGCACATCGTAGATTGGGAGTTTCGCCAAAAAACGGGCCACGACATACTCGACCGTGCCGTTAAACGCATGATTCGATCATCCGATCCATTCCCTGCCTTTCCGTCTGAAATCGATGGTCAAAGACTCGAACTGACGGTTCCGGTTGTATTTCGTTTGGAATAG
- a CDS encoding formate/nitrite transporter family protein translates to MRLRRCGVPTFRYRLVCRWQTGAAKSLDDQKSNSSPPRLSAVQVYRAIQSEGEDELARPNWSLWWSGIGAGLAIAASVVGRAALHDKLPDNAWRPFIENFGYCVGFVIVILGRIQLFTENTITVILPLMARPSFKMLTRTARLWLIVFVANILGAIIAALLTYYGSFTPAQAHAAVAVAEPLTHKGWVEMLLEAIPAGFLVASIVWMIPNARGFEIWVILLATYVIAIGGYVHIIVGAMEVAILFLAGQMSLFDSVFVFMIPVLIGNVLGGTALFSLLAYGQVRHEIH, encoded by the coding sequence ATGCGGTTGCGACGCTGTGGCGTGCCAACATTTCGCTATCGATTGGTCTGTCGGTGGCAGACGGGAGCGGCTAAATCATTGGACGATCAGAAATCGAATAGTTCACCGCCGCGCCTTTCGGCGGTGCAGGTTTATCGCGCGATACAGTCCGAAGGTGAGGATGAACTGGCGCGACCGAATTGGTCGCTTTGGTGGTCCGGGATTGGTGCCGGTTTGGCGATTGCCGCATCGGTTGTCGGACGTGCGGCGTTGCACGACAAACTGCCGGACAATGCGTGGCGCCCATTCATCGAAAATTTCGGTTACTGCGTTGGTTTTGTGATCGTCATTCTGGGCCGCATCCAATTGTTCACGGAGAACACCATCACGGTTATTTTGCCGCTGATGGCCCGGCCGTCGTTCAAAATGCTAACCCGAACCGCGCGTTTGTGGCTTATCGTTTTTGTGGCCAATATATTGGGCGCGATAATCGCCGCGCTTTTGACATACTACGGGTCTTTTACGCCGGCTCAGGCGCACGCCGCCGTGGCAGTTGCCGAACCACTGACCCACAAGGGTTGGGTCGAGATGTTGTTGGAGGCCATACCGGCAGGATTCCTGGTGGCCTCGATCGTTTGGATGATTCCGAACGCGCGCGGTTTCGAAATCTGGGTCATTCTGCTTGCTACTTACGTTATCGCAATCGGTGGCTATGTCCACATTATCGTGGGGGCAATGGAAGTTGCGATTCTTTTCTTAGCCGGCCAGATGAGCCTTTTTGACTCGGTATTTGTCTTTATGATTCCGGTTTTAATCGGCAATGTGCTCGGTGGAACAGCACTTTTTTCATTATTGGCCTACGGTCAGGTTCGACACGAAATTCATTGA
- a CDS encoding aldo/keto reductase, producing MHTLKLPNGSHIPRLGLGTWCMGDNHDARRNEIAALREGIEQGLTLIDTAEMYGGGRAERLVGEAITGQRDDVFLTSKVSPGHAGKQQLIKACENSLQRLGTDYLDMYLLHAPGRAPYAETIEGFEKLQADGKIASFGVSNLDLDEMTYFVNESGGNGCQINQLLYNLNQRGIEWDLLPWLQEHDIGTMAYSPFDRPDVINNDGLVAFARERDISPAQAALAWLLDHDQVIPIPKASHPARVRDNAGALEVTLTAQDHQELDRLFPAPSTPEPLQIY from the coding sequence ATGCACACACTCAAACTACCCAATGGCTCGCATATACCTCGGCTTGGCCTGGGCACCTGGTGCATGGGCGACAACCACGACGCGCGGCGCAACGAGATCGCCGCGCTTCGCGAAGGCATTGAACAGGGCCTGACTTTGATCGACACCGCTGAAATGTACGGCGGCGGTCGCGCCGAACGCTTAGTCGGCGAAGCCATTACCGGCCAGCGCGACGACGTATTTCTGACCAGCAAAGTCTCGCCCGGCCACGCCGGCAAACAGCAACTCATCAAGGCGTGCGAAAACAGTTTGCAGCGCCTCGGCACCGATTATCTGGATATGTACCTGCTGCATGCCCCGGGCCGTGCCCCCTATGCCGAAACCATCGAGGGCTTCGAAAAGCTCCAGGCCGACGGCAAGATTGCCAGTTTCGGCGTCAGCAATCTCGATCTCGATGAGATGACTTATTTCGTCAACGAATCCGGCGGCAACGGCTGCCAGATCAACCAACTACTCTACAACCTCAATCAGCGTGGCATCGAATGGGACTTGCTGCCGTGGCTGCAGGAGCACGACATCGGCACGATGGCCTATTCGCCGTTCGATCGACCCGACGTGATCAACAACGATGGGCTTGTGGCCTTCGCGCGCGAACGCGACATATCACCCGCACAGGCCGCACTGGCCTGGCTGCTCGACCATGACCAGGTGATACCAATTCCGAAAGCCTCACATCCGGCTCGCGTGCGCGACAACGCAGGCGCACTCGAAGTCACACTCACTGCGCAAGACCATCAAGAACTCGACCGACTGTTCCCAGCGCCCAGCACCCCCGAGCCACTACAAATCTATTAG
- a CDS encoding SDR family oxidoreductase, with translation MQIDLNGKTALITGSTAGIGYATALGLANAGAEVIVNGREQTRVDDAASRIRAQSLSGQIRGIAADVSTDDGCRELYEQVPHADILVNNAGVFELTDFYDIPDDDWQRFFEVNVMSGVRLARAYTPGMEQAGWGRVIFISSESAQNIPTEMIHYGMTKTAQLSISRGLAKRLAGTGVTVNAVLPGPTLSEGVGTMIADQRGSDQSLADAGADFVQSARPSSIIQRAATVDEVANMVVYTASPQASATSGAALRVDGGVVDSLM, from the coding sequence ATGCAAATTGATCTAAACGGCAAAACCGCGCTCATTACCGGCTCGACTGCCGGCATCGGATACGCCACCGCGCTCGGCTTAGCCAATGCGGGCGCCGAAGTCATTGTCAACGGACGCGAACAGACGCGCGTGGACGACGCTGCTTCTCGCATCCGCGCGCAATCGTTATCGGGTCAAATTCGCGGCATTGCAGCCGACGTAAGCACCGATGACGGCTGTCGGGAGCTGTACGAACAAGTGCCGCACGCCGATATCCTGGTCAACAACGCGGGTGTATTCGAACTCACCGACTTCTACGACATCCCCGACGATGATTGGCAGCGGTTTTTCGAAGTTAACGTCATGTCCGGCGTTCGCTTGGCGCGCGCCTACACACCGGGTATGGAACAAGCCGGCTGGGGGCGGGTTATCTTTATCTCCTCAGAGTCAGCACAGAATATCCCGACCGAAATGATCCACTACGGCATGACCAAAACCGCACAACTTTCAATCTCGCGCGGCTTAGCCAAGCGACTGGCGGGTACCGGCGTGACCGTCAACGCGGTGCTGCCAGGCCCGACGCTATCGGAAGGCGTCGGCACCATGATCGCCGACCAACGCGGTTCGGATCAGTCGTTGGCGGACGCCGGCGCCGACTTTGTTCAGAGCGCGCGGCCGAGTTCAATCATCCAGCGCGCAGCGACCGTCGACGAAGTCGCGAACATGGTGGTCTACACGGCCTCACCACAAGCTTCGGCCACGAGCGGCGCCGCACTCCGCGTCGACGGCGGCGTCGTTGACAGTCTGATGTAG
- a CDS encoding ABC transporter ATP-binding protein — MLTDLLEQNASRSFSVRLAHASLASVWRQSHDSHGCLRRDKRTAGASLVLNCGYTRRFAQGYTRRVVNDTAIDIRGLEKVFAGGLHALDAVDLAIGRGEIFALLGPNGAGKTTLISVICGLLTATDGDAWLAGYHFQREFRAARARIGLVPQELTTDAFETVWATVRFSRGLFGRRRDSAYLEKVLKDLSLWDKRNDMLMTLSGGMKRRVMIAKALSHEPDILFLDEPTAGVDVELRRGMWQVIDRLRRQGVTIVLTTHYLEEAEQMADRVGVINHGRVIRVEPTESLMRSLGQKRLMLTLDQPLEAVPDALSDYGVTLSADGDALHYHYHHHDGADAVQALLRDVDAAGLRLLDVDTYESSLEEIFMDMVGGTS; from the coding sequence ATGCTTACGGATCTATTGGAACAGAACGCGTCCAGATCGTTCAGTGTGCGCTTGGCGCACGCATCTCTGGCGTCGGTCTGGCGCCAAAGTCATGACTCGCATGGCTGTTTGAGACGTGACAAGCGCACTGCTGGAGCATCACTGGTGCTGAATTGCGGGTACACTCGACGCTTTGCCCAAGGCTATACGCGACGAGTTGTGAACGACACTGCTATCGATATTCGAGGGCTCGAGAAAGTCTTTGCGGGCGGGCTGCATGCGCTCGATGCTGTGGATCTCGCGATCGGCCGTGGCGAGATATTTGCGCTGCTTGGCCCAAACGGTGCCGGTAAAACAACCCTGATCAGCGTCATCTGTGGTTTGCTGACAGCCACGGACGGCGATGCCTGGCTCGCTGGATACCACTTCCAGCGTGAGTTTCGCGCTGCCCGCGCGCGGATCGGGTTGGTGCCACAAGAGTTGACCACTGATGCGTTTGAAACCGTCTGGGCGACGGTTCGGTTTTCGCGAGGTCTGTTTGGACGGCGCCGCGATTCCGCCTATTTGGAAAAAGTGCTCAAGGATTTGTCGCTCTGGGATAAGCGCAACGACATGCTGATGACGCTATCCGGTGGCATGAAGCGCCGCGTGATGATCGCCAAGGCGCTGTCGCACGAACCCGATATTCTGTTTCTGGACGAGCCAACGGCCGGCGTCGATGTCGAATTGCGGCGTGGTATGTGGCAAGTCATCGATCGTTTGCGCCGGCAGGGTGTAACGATTGTGTTGACCACGCATTACCTCGAAGAGGCTGAACAGATGGCCGATCGTGTCGGCGTCATCAACCACGGCCGGGTCATACGGGTCGAACCCACCGAGTCATTGATGCGCAGTCTTGGACAGAAACGGCTGATGTTGACTTTGGATCAGCCTTTGGAAGCCGTTCCCGATGCGCTGTCGGACTATGGGGTGACGCTGTCCGCCGACGGCGATGCGCTGCATTATCATTACCACCACCATGACGGTGCGGACGCTGTGCAGGCACTTTTGCGTGACGTTGATGCCGCCGGCCTTCGGCTGCTCGATGTCGATACCTACGAAAGCTCGCTGGAAGAAATATTCATGGACATGGTCGGAGGGACATCATGA
- a CDS encoding ABC transporter permease yields MNWPAIRAIYVFEIARTWRTIFQSVLSPIISTALYFVVFGSAIGSRISEVNGVSYGAFIVPGLIMLSLMTQSISNASIAIYFPKFIGTIYELLTAPISYVEIVISYVGAAATKSVFLGIIILMTASLFVPVRIDHPAWMLLFLLLTGVTFSLFGFIIGIWADNFEKLTVVPLLVVTPLAFLGGTFYSLDMLPPIWQKITLANPVVYLVSGFRWSFYSVADVNIYVSLTMILLFLAGCLGIVAWIFRSGYRLKS; encoded by the coding sequence ATGAACTGGCCGGCGATCCGTGCCATCTATGTTTTTGAGATCGCGCGTACCTGGCGCACGATCTTCCAGAGTGTGTTGTCGCCCATCATCTCGACCGCGCTGTATTTTGTGGTCTTCGGCTCGGCGATTGGGTCGCGGATTTCCGAAGTGAATGGTGTCAGCTACGGTGCGTTCATCGTCCCGGGCTTGATTATGCTGTCGTTGATGACCCAAAGCATTAGTAATGCGTCAATCGCGATCTATTTCCCCAAGTTCATCGGCACCATTTACGAACTCCTGACGGCGCCGATTTCCTATGTCGAGATCGTAATCAGCTACGTGGGGGCGGCGGCCACGAAGTCCGTTTTTCTAGGGATTATTATCCTGATGACGGCGTCGCTGTTCGTGCCGGTCCGCATCGATCATCCAGCGTGGATGTTGTTGTTCTTGCTGTTGACCGGGGTTACTTTCAGCCTTTTCGGTTTTATTATTGGTATCTGGGCCGATAACTTCGAAAAACTCACGGTGGTGCCGTTATTGGTCGTCACCCCGTTGGCCTTTCTGGGCGGCACCTTCTACTCGCTGGATATGCTGCCACCAATCTGGCAAAAGATTACGCTCGCCAACCCGGTGGTGTATCTAGTCAGCGGTTTTCGGTGGAGTTTTTACAGCGTAGCCGACGTCAATATCTACGTGAGTCTGACGATGATCCTGCTGTTTCTGGCTGGATGCCTCGGTATTGTGGCCTGGATCTTTAGAAGCGGTTATCGACTGAAGTCTTAA
- a CDS encoding octaprenyl diphosphate synthase, which produces MNQQSLLESIGDDLSTVDTLIRKRLNSDVALINALGEYIIASGGKRLRPSLVLMTGQLCGANDNAQKLLATIIEFIHTATLLHDDVVDQSTLRRGQQTANMVWGNEASVLTGDFLYTRAFQMMTELRSHAVMEVMAAATNRIAEGEVMQLMAAYDSSVTEDRYLELVDRKTASLFSAGCELSARLAGCNETQCEAMRVYGQQLGMAFQVVDDCLDYGQGNADYGKNAGDDLADGQPTLPLIYALGAVDGQTSARLKSAVENGDANALGEVTTAIESTGAISYTLDLAQQYATAAVRALDAFADRAERDRLVALAESLVDRRH; this is translated from the coding sequence ATGAACCAACAGTCGCTGCTCGAGTCCATTGGCGACGACTTAAGCACTGTCGACACTTTGATTCGCAAGCGACTGAACTCAGATGTCGCCCTAATCAATGCGCTGGGCGAATATATTATCGCCAGCGGCGGCAAACGCTTGCGCCCGTCGCTCGTCCTGATGACAGGCCAGCTGTGTGGCGCTAACGATAACGCGCAAAAGCTCCTGGCGACCATCATTGAGTTTATCCATACCGCGACGCTGTTACACGACGACGTAGTCGACCAATCGACGCTGCGCCGCGGCCAACAGACGGCCAACATGGTGTGGGGCAATGAAGCCTCGGTGTTGACCGGCGATTTTCTCTACACACGGGCGTTCCAAATGATGACGGAACTGCGCTCGCACGCGGTCATGGAAGTAATGGCGGCAGCAACCAACCGCATCGCCGAAGGCGAGGTCATGCAGTTGATGGCCGCCTACGACTCGAGCGTAACCGAGGATCGTTATCTCGAGTTGGTCGACCGCAAAACCGCGAGCCTATTCAGCGCCGGCTGCGAACTATCCGCGCGACTGGCCGGCTGCAATGAGACCCAATGCGAGGCTATGCGCGTCTACGGTCAGCAGCTCGGCATGGCATTTCAGGTTGTCGACGATTGTCTCGATTATGGCCAAGGCAATGCGGACTATGGCAAGAACGCCGGCGACGATCTGGCCGATGGCCAACCCACCCTGCCGCTGATTTACGCCTTGGGAGCCGTCGATGGGCAGACAAGTGCCCGATTGAAAAGCGCTGTGGAAAACGGCGACGCGAACGCACTCGGTGAGGTTACGACAGCGATTGAATCTACTGGCGCAATCTCTTACACTCTTGATCTCGCGCAGCAGTATGCCACCGCCGCCGTTCGAGCTCTGGACGCATTTGCCGACCGTGCCGAACGTGACCGATTGGTGGCTCTAGCCGAATCGCTTGTCGATCGTCGCCATTAA
- the rplU gene encoding 50S ribosomal protein L21: MYAVIATGGKQYRVGEGDTLRVEKMDAAPGASVDLSEVLLISGENGTVVGQPTLEGKSVTAEVVAQERARKIDVIKFKRRKKYLRKYGHRQPYTELRITDIPSA; encoded by the coding sequence ATGTACGCGGTAATTGCAACCGGCGGTAAACAGTACCGAGTAGGCGAGGGCGATACGCTACGCGTCGAGAAAATGGATGCGGCGCCGGGCGCATCGGTCGATCTATCTGAAGTGCTGTTGATTTCAGGTGAAAATGGCACAGTAGTTGGTCAGCCGACGCTGGAAGGCAAGTCCGTGACCGCCGAAGTGGTTGCTCAGGAGCGTGCCCGCAAGATTGATGTCATCAAGTTCAAGCGGCGCAAGAAGTACCTTCGGAAATACGGTCATCGTCAGCCCTACACCGAGCTCCGGATCACTGATATTCCGTCGGCTTGA
- the rpmA gene encoding 50S ribosomal protein L27: protein MAHKKAGGSTKNGRDSESKRLGVKRFGGERVSAGSIIVRQRGNSFHAGEYVGTGRDYTLYADRDGFVSFSVKGPKQRRFVSIEPAQ from the coding sequence ATGGCACATAAAAAGGCAGGCGGTTCCACCAAGAATGGGCGCGATTCCGAGTCGAAACGTCTAGGCGTCAAGCGTTTCGGCGGTGAGCGCGTTAGCGCTGGATCCATCATTGTGCGTCAGCGTGGCAACAGTTTTCATGCGGGCGAGTACGTCGGCACCGGCCGCGACTATACGCTCTATGCCGATCGCGATGGCTTCGTGAGTTTCTCGGTAAAAGGGCCGAAGCAGCGGCGCTTCGTATCGATCGAGCCGGCGCAGTAA